In the genome of Caldisphaera lagunensis DSM 15908, the window GCATCAATAATGAATTCTGTTCCAGCAAATCATAGGGGCGTTGCTTCCGGTATGAGAGCGGTTATGACAAATATAGCAAATACTACAAGCATTGCATTATACTTTTCCTTATTGTTATCCGCATTTGAAGCTAAACTACCAAATACTTTATATACTGCTTTGATTTCGGCTGGTTTTCCAAATAATATAGCATATATGATATCAAAAATGCCTCCAACTGCTGCTCTATTTGCAGCATTTCTAGGATATAATCCAATGCAGTCAGTCCTAAGTAGTTTGCCTAACTTAGCCTCTCAACTTGGAAATAGCGATCCATCTGGTTTAAGCGAAGTTCTAAGCAATACATGGTTCCCGAAGGTTATTGCTCCAGCATTTATGTATGCTCTAAGATCTGTTTTATTAATATCATCTATAATCATTATAATAGCTGCTATTGCGTCTGCATTAAGAGGAAAACATAATTTAAATAATTTAAATAACACAAATAATTAAAATTTAAATAATCAATAATTTATTGTCAAGCTTAATAATTATCAAAATAATGAAATTATGATATCAAAAAAAGTCTTGCGTCATTCATTTAAGAGGATACGCTAAACTAATTTATATGCAATAAAAAATTTTCTTAAATGCAAATATTATAGATAACAATATTTACCTTAAATAATTTGTAATATTTTTTAAAAAAATTCTTAAATAATTTTAATACCTCTAATAATCATATAATCTAGCATTCTTATAATACTTAAAACATATCAACAATTCTTTAATAATAAAAATATACATAAGATAAAAATATGAAAGAAAAAATTATATATTAATGATCTGATTTCGATGTAACAAATGATTTACCTTTTAGGGCTAGGTTTCTCTTAAGGTTGAAAAGAGGAACGACAAGCCTCGCCTTTTAGTGTGGAGAGGAGGTCAGAAGAGAAAGGGGATATAATAGTAGAATCTTGCATCACTTATGAAAAGTTAAATTATTAATTTTTAAAACATTTAATAAATTTTTCCCACTTATTATTATAGGCGTATTTTTCTTAACATTAAATCTTTCTGCTAATACTTCACACTTAGCTCTAAACAAGTGAAGGGTATCAATTTTTTTATTAGAAAATAAGTATGCCTCTAAATTAGCTATTCCTTTAGCTATGATAAATCCCTCATTTATTTTTTTAATTGGTGAATAATTGCCATCAATAATTATATCTGCATCTATTTCATCTGATGTTACATCGATTTCATAGCTATTTTTTCTTATCACTGTTTTTACATTATATCCATTTTTTATTAAAGATTCTTTTAATAAAAGATCTATATAAACTTCTCCAGAATTATCAAAAATTAAATAAATTTCCTTTTCTTTAGGCAAATTTATTTTTTCATATACTTTTACTTCATCATGCAAAGCATCTTTTAAATCAACATACTCATAACCTAAAACATTTATATCTATTATATTTGCTGAGGCAGAAAATTTTAATGCAAGATCTAAGTTCCAGTTGTTTTCTATAAGCTCTTTTCTTACTATTAAAGAAGCTTCTTTACCAATTTTATTTAAATTCATTTTCAATTCTTTATATGGATCTTCATCTTTAATTAACTTCTTTATATAATTAAAACTATCAACAAACAATGAATCCCTATCCTTATTTGATTCCAATTGATAAGACAAGTCCTTTAACAAATATGGTATCTTATCTCCTCCTTTTAATCTTATTAAATCTTTGACCCTATTTTCAATTAAGCAAAGCTTACATTTCTCATCAATCATATTCATTAATTACCTCCGCAACGTTTTTAATATCATTAAAATCTATATCTCCCATAAGGCCTATTCTTATTACTTTTTTTGAAAGATCTCCCATACCTGTTGCTATTGCATATCCTTTTTCTCTTAGTCTTTTAACAATTAATTCAGCATTGTTTGTGTAAAATGCTGAAACTGTATTGCTTTTAAATTCATCTTTTGCAATTGATTTTAATTTTATCAAATTATTTAAATAATCGCTTCTTTCCTTATGAATTTCCGTATATCTATCCAAACCTATTTTTAGTATATAACTTGTTGAATAATCTAAACCATATATAACATTTATTGGGGGAGTATATGGAGTTTCGAATTTGTTTTTCATATTAATGAATTTATTTAAATCCATACTTAAGGGGAGTTTATCTAGGTTTCTTGGTTTAACATTATAAAAAATAATTGATGCACCTGGTATTGACATAAATGCTTTATGTGATGCAGTTGCTATAACATCTATTTCTTTATCAATCCTTTCAGCTGGTATTCCTGAAACGCTATCAACTAAGAGGACTGCATCTAATGATTTAGCAATTTCTTGTATTTTTTCAACATATCTATTAGCAACACCTAGGCTCGTTTCATTATGAACCATTGCTATTGCCTTCAAATCTTTAATTTTCTTCGCATAGTCTTGCAAGACATCAGGAGGGACAACTTCTCCTAATTCACTTTTTATTACATACAACCTTGCCCCTCTTGATATAAGGGCTTCACCAAGTCTTTTGCTAAATTCACCTATATCTAATAATATAACTTCTTCTTTTGGATTAACATAATTGTATACCATAGTATCTATAGATAAGGTTCCTGTACCTGGAAAAATTATCGCATTTCCTTTAACAATTTTTTCCATCTTCTCCAAAACTGAAGAAAATATTTCTTTAAATTCATTTGATCTATGAAAATAAGGTTGTCTTTTAATATAATCCAAAACTTCGTTAGGTAATTGTATAGGTCCTGGCGTCATATATTTTATCATTTCTTCTTCACCTCTTCTATTATATTCTTTGCTAATTCTTCGCTAAGCCTATCCATTGCCTCATAAGTTTCAGATCCTATATGAGATGTTACAATAACATTCTCATGTGATATCAACTCTTTAAATAAATTATCTTTAGGAGGCTCTTGCTCTAACACATCTAATCCAATACCTTTAAATTTGTTAATGTTTTCTAATAAAGCCTTTGTATCAATGACTTCCCCTCTGGCTGTATTAATTAATATTGAATTGTTTTTTATCAATGAAATAGTATCTTTATTTATCATATGATATGTTAAAGGAGTTAGTGGAACGCTTATAGAAATTATATCGCTATTCCTTAATAAATAGTCTAAAGAAACTTGCATACCTTCAAATTTCTTAACATCATTGCTCACATCAATAATATCGTTTGCCAGTATCTTCATTCCCAATGAATGTGCAATCTTAGCTGTTTCCCTCCCAATCCTACCAAATCCTATGATACCCAATGTTTTGCCTTCAACTTCATTACCTAATATTTTGCCTTTTGGCCATTCACCTTTTTTTACTGATTCAATTATTGTGTAGAGATGCCTTTCTAAAATAAGAATCATTGATATTATTAATTGAGCAACGCTCTTACTAGGGGAATTGGGTGCATTTATTATCTTAATACCCTTTTTCATTGCATAATCTATATCTACATTATCTAAACCAACACCAAACCTTGCTAAATATTTAAGTTTATTTGAGCTATCAATAATTTCTTTGTCTATTTTTAATCTACTTCTAAAAACTAGAATTTCGTAATTTTTTAGAACATTTATTAAATTATCCCTTTGTAATCCAGGAACATAGTCTACATTAATTCCACCTTGTCTTAACAAAAAAACTAGCCTATCAGGTACGTTATCAACAACGAGTGCGTCGACAATTAACACCACCTGCGTTTAAATTTGTTTTAACCAGTTTATAAATTTTCCCACTTATGTGATCTTTAAAAAATTTTTTGATTAAAATAGCTACTCGTTAATAAAATTCTGCAGCAATCCAATTCCTTGATTTCTAAATCCTTAACTGAAAACTCTTCTTTATGCAATGGACTTTTTAATACTATTGTATGATATTCCCCTTTTTCCCCCAAAGGATCTGCATTATCTTTTTTAGCTAACTCTAAAAACCAATTTATATTATCTTTATTAATTATTTTACCAACGCTTTCCCTTAAATTTTTAGGTCTTGCTCCCAGAACTTTAAAGCTATAATTATCTTCAATATCTTTCATTAAAATTTCTAATGTATCCAAACTCCACAAAGGTTCTCTTAATTTCGCTCCAGCTTCTCTAACAAGGTTTTCCATATATTTTAGATGATCCTCTACAAATACATCTCCCGCTATTAATGTATCAGTATTAAGTTTTCTTAATAGTTCAACTGTTTCTATAAATTCCTTACCTTTATGTAACCTTTTTACAACTATGGGTACCCCTATTGCAGATGCAGAAGCAATTGTTGTCTGTAAATTAACTATATGAGGACTTGGTTCAGGAAACTCATAAATTAGAAAGAGAAAGGCGTCAACAGGCCATTCTATTTGCGCAGCTCTTAATCCATCTTTACCCCCAGAGAACATAGCAATCCTAACCACTAATTTCTCACCCCTTATAAATGAAATGAAGAAATATAAAATGTTAATTATATCAAAACATTAATTCATTAGTTTATTAAATTAAAATAACAACAGTAAACTAAAATATTTATACTTATTTTATATTCATGTATAGCTCAACGTTTTTTTCTCTTAATGCATTTAATGCAATCTTGTATATTTTTTCAAGAGGGGCTTTTCCATGATACACATCTTCTTCAAAATCCATATTAAGCCCCATCTTTAGACCTATTTTATATGCAGGAGAATTTTCAGCATGAAAATAAGCCTCCATAATTTTAATTCCTCTTGCATATGAGCCCAAAATTAAAAAGGCTGCTACAATTGATCCTAATCCCCTTCTCCTATGATTTGGTGAAACTATAAATGCCAATTCAGCGCTTTCTAAACTATATGAAAAATTTTCGCCTAATGCTGCTATATTTCCTTTTTCATCTTCTCCAATAACCGCAAATCCATATTTATTTTTTTCACTAAAAATTTTTTCAACATGAGAAGAAAAATCTTTAAAAAAACTTAAAAATCTAAAATATATTGATTCATTATCCATTGATTCATAAAATTCTATTATTCTTTTTTTATCTTCTCTACTTGCATATCTAAAAGTGTAATTAATTCCTCCATCTCTATATTTTCCTATTATATCAACCAAATTTATCCCAGATTATATATAAAATTGGTTATATTTATTTTTATTCCAAAAAGTAGAATTAATTTATGCTGGTTGTTGCTGTATAATCTCTTGTGAAGGTTCAGCGTGAATTATCTGTGTAGGACAACTCTGAACAGCTGCATCAACAGCATCTTTTAGATCATCTGGAACAAATCCTTCATTTATGTTGTTCGGATCCTTTCTCCATTTTGCAATTACGTTAGATTTTCCATCAACATCTGACATTTCAAAAACGTCTCCAGCTAGACTAACGCAAACCATATCAGCTATGCAATTTTCCCTTGGTTCTATCC includes:
- a CDS encoding ARMT1-like domain-containing protein; translation: MNMIDEKCKLCLIENRVKDLIRLKGGDKIPYLLKDLSYQLESNKDRDSLFVDSFNYIKKLIKDEDPYKELKMNLNKIGKEASLIVRKELIENNWNLDLALKFSASANIIDINVLGYEYVDLKDALHDEVKVYEKINLPKEKEIYLIFDNSGEVYIDLLLKESLIKNGYNVKTVIRKNSYEIDVTSDEIDADIIIDGNYSPIKKINEGFIIAKGIANLEAYLFSNKKIDTLHLFRAKCEVLAERFNVKKNTPIIISGKNLLNVLKINNLTFHK
- a CDS encoding pyridoxal-phosphate-dependent aminotransferase family protein → MIKYMTPGPIQLPNEVLDYIKRQPYFHRSNEFKEIFSSVLEKMEKIVKGNAIIFPGTGTLSIDTMVYNYVNPKEEVILLDIGEFSKRLGEALISRGARLYVIKSELGEVVPPDVLQDYAKKIKDLKAIAMVHNETSLGVANRYVEKIQEIAKSLDAVLLVDSVSGIPAERIDKEIDVIATASHKAFMSIPGASIIFYNVKPRNLDKLPLSMDLNKFINMKNKFETPYTPPINVIYGLDYSTSYILKIGLDRYTEIHKERSDYLNNLIKLKSIAKDEFKSNTVSAFYTNNAELIVKRLREKGYAIATGMGDLSKKVIRIGLMGDIDFNDIKNVAEVINEYD
- a CDS encoding NAD(P)-dependent oxidoreductase; protein product: MVLIVDALVVDNVPDRLVFLLRQGGINVDYVPGLQRDNLINVLKNYEILVFRSRLKIDKEIIDSSNKLKYLARFGVGLDNVDIDYAMKKGIKIINAPNSPSKSVAQLIISMILILERHLYTIIESVKKGEWPKGKILGNEVEGKTLGIIGFGRIGRETAKIAHSLGMKILANDIIDVSNDVKKFEGMQVSLDYLLRNSDIISISVPLTPLTYHMINKDTISLIKNNSILINTARGEVIDTKALLENINKFKGIGLDVLEQEPPKDNLFKELISHENVIVTSHIGSETYEAMDRLSEELAKNIIEEVKKK
- a CDS encoding PP-loop superfamily ATP-utilizing enzyme — protein: MVRIAMFSGGKDGLRAAQIEWPVDAFLFLIYEFPEPSPHIVNLQTTIASASAIGVPIVVKRLHKGKEFIETVELLRKLNTDTLIAGDVFVEDHLKYMENLVREAGAKLREPLWSLDTLEILMKDIEDNYSFKVLGARPKNLRESVGKIINKDNINWFLELAKKDNADPLGEKGEYHTIVLKSPLHKEEFSVKDLEIKELDCCRILLTSSYFNQKIF
- a CDS encoding GNAT family N-acetyltransferase — translated: MVDIIGKYRDGGINYTFRYASREDKKRIIEFYESMDNESIYFRFLSFFKDFSSHVEKIFSEKNKYGFAVIGEDEKGNIAALGENFSYSLESAELAFIVSPNHRRRGLGSIVAAFLILGSYARGIKIMEAYFHAENSPAYKIGLKMGLNMDFEEDVYHGKAPLEKIYKIALNALREKNVELYMNIK
- a CDS encoding ferredoxin; translation: MTIRVWIEPRENCIADMVCVSLAGDVFEMSDVDGKSNVIAKWRKDPNNINEGFVPDDLKDAVDAAVQSCPTQIIHAEPSQEIIQQQPA